A single region of the Stegostoma tigrinum isolate sSteTig4 chromosome 8, sSteTig4.hap1, whole genome shotgun sequence genome encodes:
- the tal1 gene encoding T-cell acute lymphocytic leukemia protein 1 homolog isoform X1 has product MMEKIGSDLGENPSDDLSPVQKDFPRHRADREEAESTSEPADQCTEGQQLQAEQQSASNDGVSKETRHDSPDPLSEVPVINLMQRGVQPINERDQKGTFTHSVPTTELSRPPVPLTLQSPVSENRMVQLTAAHLPLPAARAMLYNSTSQYQTLPRLNRSVSCHEPEPFNMFSSNRVKRRPTPYDLEVTTGVAQPKIVRRIFTNSRERWRQQNVNGAFAELRKLIPTHPPDKKLSKNEILRLAMKYINFLAKLLSDQEQEGEQRGLQIKEADSTRLASDDIQEMSPDSSCGSCFDGTGSPESLSEEHDHLESRHGSHRHSILPPDVNGQR; this is encoded by the exons ATGATGGAAAAAATCGGGTCTGATCTTGGTGAAAATCCCAGCGATGATCTGAGTCCTGTGCAGAAAGATTTCCCCAGACATAGAGCAGACCGCGAGGAAGCGGAAAGCACGAGCGAGCCTGCAGATCAGTGCACTGAGGGACAGCAGCTCCAAGCCGAGCAACAATCTGCGTCAAATGATGGAGTTTCCAAGGAAACGAGACACGACTCCCCTGATCCCCTATCGGAAGTGCCAGTCATAAACCTGATGCAAAGAGGGGTGCAGCCTATAAATGAGAGGGATCAGAAAGGCACTTTTACTCATTCAGTACCGACCACCGAGTTGTCAAGACCCCCGGTGCCTCTGACTCTTCAAAGTCCAGTGAGTGAGAATCGGATGGTCCAGTTAACGGCAGCACATCTCCCTCTGCCTGCAGCCAGAGCAATGCTGTATAACAGCACATCCCAGTATCAAACCTTGCCACGTTTAAACAGGTCAGTCTCATGCCA CGAGCCAGAACCCTTCAACATGTTCTCCAGTAATCGAGTGAAAAGAAGGCCAACTCCTTATGACTTGGAAGTCACTACTG GTGTCGCTCAGCCTAAAATTGTCCGTAGGATCTTCACAAACAGCAGGGAGAGGTGGAGGCAGCAGAATGTCAACGGGGCCTTCGCGGAACTTCGCAAACTCATCCCGACCCACCCGCCAGACAAGAAACTGAGCAAGAACGAGATCCTCCGCCTGGCCATGAAATATATCAATTTCTTGGCTAAACTGCTGAGCGACCAAGAGCAGGAAGGCGAGCAGCGGGGGTTACAGATTAAAGAGGCGGATAGTACCAGGCTGGCCAGTGATGATATCCAGGAGATGTCTCCAGACTCGAGCTGTGGAAGCTGTTTCGATGGAACAGGAAGCCCGGAAAGTCTAAGCGAAGAACACGATCATCTCGAGTCACGACATGGAAGCCACCGCCACTCCATACTTCCTCCAGATGTCAATGGACAACGGTGA
- the tal1 gene encoding T-cell acute lymphocytic leukemia protein 1 homolog isoform X2: MMEKIGSDLGENPSDDLSPVQKDFPRHRADREEAESTSEPADQCTEGQQLQAEQQSASNDGVSKETRHDSPDPLSEVPVINLMQRGVQPINERDQKGTFTHSVPTTELSRPPVPLTLQSPVSENRMVQLTAAHLPLPAARAMLYNSTSQYQTLPRLNSEPEPFNMFSSNRVKRRPTPYDLEVTTGVAQPKIVRRIFTNSRERWRQQNVNGAFAELRKLIPTHPPDKKLSKNEILRLAMKYINFLAKLLSDQEQEGEQRGLQIKEADSTRLASDDIQEMSPDSSCGSCFDGTGSPESLSEEHDHLESRHGSHRHSILPPDVNGQR; this comes from the exons ATGATGGAAAAAATCGGGTCTGATCTTGGTGAAAATCCCAGCGATGATCTGAGTCCTGTGCAGAAAGATTTCCCCAGACATAGAGCAGACCGCGAGGAAGCGGAAAGCACGAGCGAGCCTGCAGATCAGTGCACTGAGGGACAGCAGCTCCAAGCCGAGCAACAATCTGCGTCAAATGATGGAGTTTCCAAGGAAACGAGACACGACTCCCCTGATCCCCTATCGGAAGTGCCAGTCATAAACCTGATGCAAAGAGGGGTGCAGCCTATAAATGAGAGGGATCAGAAAGGCACTTTTACTCATTCAGTACCGACCACCGAGTTGTCAAGACCCCCGGTGCCTCTGACTCTTCAAAGTCCAGTGAGTGAGAATCGGATGGTCCAGTTAACGGCAGCACATCTCCCTCTGCCTGCAGCCAGAGCAATGCTGTATAACAGCACATCCCAGTATCAAACCTTGCCACGTTTAAACAG CGAGCCAGAACCCTTCAACATGTTCTCCAGTAATCGAGTGAAAAGAAGGCCAACTCCTTATGACTTGGAAGTCACTACTG GTGTCGCTCAGCCTAAAATTGTCCGTAGGATCTTCACAAACAGCAGGGAGAGGTGGAGGCAGCAGAATGTCAACGGGGCCTTCGCGGAACTTCGCAAACTCATCCCGACCCACCCGCCAGACAAGAAACTGAGCAAGAACGAGATCCTCCGCCTGGCCATGAAATATATCAATTTCTTGGCTAAACTGCTGAGCGACCAAGAGCAGGAAGGCGAGCAGCGGGGGTTACAGATTAAAGAGGCGGATAGTACCAGGCTGGCCAGTGATGATATCCAGGAGATGTCTCCAGACTCGAGCTGTGGAAGCTGTTTCGATGGAACAGGAAGCCCGGAAAGTCTAAGCGAAGAACACGATCATCTCGAGTCACGACATGGAAGCCACCGCCACTCCATACTTCCTCCAGATGTCAATGGACAACGGTGA